The Apibacter raozihei DNA segment ATACCATTATGAAAATAGATTATACTATTGATGAAAACGACTTTTTAATTTACCAACTCTTCACTGCCTCAAAATCTCCAAAAATTACCAAAACAAGAAAAATGTCTAAGTTTAGACTTCCTATATTTTTAATTATAATAGGAGTTCTATTTTATTTCTTAACCCAAATTTGGTATTACTTAATTTTTTGCTCTATTTTCGGACTTTTCTGGCTTCTTTTATTCCCTAAATGGGAAAAAAATTATTATAAAAAATACTTTCAGATATATATACAAGAAAACTTCAGCAACATATTTGGTAAAACTATAACATTAGAGCTTACTAATGATTTTCTCTTTTCTAAGGAAAAAGGATATGAAAATAAAATAATGACTTCCGAACTGAAAGAAATCACAGAAATTCCTTCTTTAATTTTAATTAAATTAAGTAATGGCCAATCTCTTATAATTCCTAAAAATCAAATACCTGATATTAAACTCTTAAAATCACACTTGCAGGAACTTGCTTCTTATATTAATATTGATTATATCGTGAATGATAAATGGAAATGGAGATAGAAGTAAGTCAACTCTGTATATTTTAACAAATAATTTTTTATAAGATAAAACCACTATAGGATGATAAGCACAGCCATCCAGTAATAGTCTATTTACCCCTTCTTTAAAGTACGTATTGCCAAAATCAATCCTATTAAAACTAAAAATGCAGCAAAGGCAAAAGGCATCCCAGGAAAATATAACCCTCCAGACCTATCTGAAAACCAAGCAAATAACATAGTCATTATCGGCGGGCTAATGACTGCTGTAATACTTATTAAAGAACTCATACCCCCTTGTAACTCACCTTGTGAATCTTCTGGTACCTGATTGGTTACAATTCCTTGTAAAGCAGGCGAAGAAATTCCTCCTAAAGCATAAAATACACTGAAAAAATAAAGCATCCATCCTTGAGTTGCCATTGAAAATAAAACCAATACGATACATTCGATTATTAATCCGACATATACGGAACGCCGATCCCCTAATCTAGGCTGAATAAACTTCACTAAAACTCCCTGAACGAGAGCTAACATCAACCCCATAAAACCTATAGAATATCCAATTTGCTCTTCGCTCCAACCAAATTTTTCAATAGTGTAATACATCCATACACTTTCCATAGAATGACCAGCTGTATAAATAAAAGTATATGCCAGCAAAAGACCTGAAATAACTGGAAATTTTTTAAGTTGTATAAATGTTCCAATAGGATTAGCTCTATTCCAGTCAAAAGCACGTCGTTTGTCTTTACTTAAAGACTCTGGCAATACAAAGTATCCATATAAAAGATTTATAAAAGACAGGGCCGCAGCTACTAAGAAAGGTATATGAATTCCGTATTTCACCAACACCCCCCCTAAAACAGGTCCAATAATAAACCCTAAACCAAAAGCGGCATTAAGCAAACCAAAATTTCTTGAACGCTTTTCTGACGGTGTTATATCTGCAACGTATGCTGAGGCTACTCCATATCCTCCTCCTGTAAAACCTCCTATAATGCGACCTATAAACAACCAAAACATAGTAGGTGCGTACGCCATAAAAATACTGTTGATACCTAATGTGAAAAGCGAAATTAATAATATAGGCCTTCTCCCATATCTGTCACTTAAATTACCCCAAAATGGTGCAGACAGGAACTGCATTAGTGCAAAGACAAATATTAATGCTCCTCCATATTCTGCAGCAACCGTAATATCCCCTCCTACCATATTTGAAATAAGTTGAGGGAGAATTGGCAAAATAATTCCGAATCCCATTACATCCACTAATACTGTAATAAAAATAAAACCTAATGCTGCGTTTTGATTTTTAGAATGGCTCATAAAATGATAATGTCAACGTGTGAATATTAAAACTTAATCTGCAAATATACGTTCATATATTTCTTATAATTAGTAATCTTAACCTTATTACCAAATAAATTTTATAATTATTGTTCTCAGATTAATATTTAATGGATATTTAAATTAATTAGTATTTAATCAATTAATTATTCAATGTATACATTTTTAAATACAAATAAATCGATTAAATATAAAAAAAAGGTCTAAACATTAAATTTTTAATTAAATATAAAATATACAATATGCAAAATTTATTTTTAATATTCAAATATTTAACTATTTTTGCTTTATAAAAGCATAAATATTCATTAATTTTAAGAAAGAAATAATTTCACTATTCTTGCATAAATTTTAAAGCTTACTCAATTATACTTACAAAAAAAATATATAATTAATAAATACAGTAACATTATCATTTATTAATAAGATATATATCAATTGAATTTTAAATAGAGAAATAAAAAATATATATTTTAACTTTTAATAATTTTATAATGAAACAAAAAATTTTTGTACTCTCAGCTCTCTTGTTTACAAGCTTATCTTTTAGTCAAATTGGCATAAACAATCAAAGCCCTAATGCTACACTTGATATTAGCGCCATAAAATCAGATGGTAGCACAGCTGAAGGTATAATAGCCCCTAGGCTGACCGGAGATCAAATTAAAGCAGCTAACCCTAAATATGGGATAAATCAAACAGGTGCTATTATATATGCTACTTCAGGAATTTCCGCAGCAGATCCAACCGATAAAACAACTAATATTACTACAGCTGGATATTATTTCTTTAACGGCTCAACTTGGGAATTGTTAAACCCTCAAACAACAGATTCTGATGCTACTCGTTTTTTAGGTGGAACTGTTTATGTTAAATTTAATTCTATTTCCGGAGGAACACTAACTAGCACTAAAGTTATAGGTGGAGCATCAGGTACCAGCTATACGGTGGGAGGCTCTACCCAACTATCATCCAAAGGTGGTATAAATTCATTAATTGGTAATGGATTCACTATATCTAACCCATCTAACGGTGTGTTCGATATTAAATTAGATACACCCATGACTGAAATATACGGTATTTCACTTAATATTGTTGATGCATATGGCCCAACAAGCGGTAGTGTGAATCCAGGTCAATCTCCTGATCCTAATACTCCGGGAATAAAACTAAAAACTAATGATAATTGCCAGGTAGCATATCTATCAAATAATCTTTTCAGATTAAAAACTGGTGATGATGCAGGTACTTTAGCGAACAGACCTTTTACTTTTTTAATAATCGGAAACTAGACTAGAAGATTTGCATTACAAATTTTAATAGAAAAGAGCGATATATCTCGCTCTTTTTTTTATAATATATGTTATTCAGAATTACAGGCCGGACATATACCTATAACTGTAAAATTTATATCTGAAATCTGATAACCATTTGGTAATTCAAAAGAGGCCTGAACACCTTCCAAACATGTTAACGTATGACATTTTTCACAACTAAAATGCAAATGGTTATGTTGATGAGCCTTTTTACAGTTTTTACATTTTGCATATTTAATTACTCTATCAATGTCAATTACTTTATGCACTAACCCTTCGTTAATTAATCGATCCAGGACTCTATATACTGTTGCACGATCACAAGTATCACCTAAAAAATTCTGTATTTCCGTTCCAGACAATGCTTTTAACGAAGTTTGTAACAATGTTAATATTTCTACTTTTGCTTTAGTATTTCTTATCTGTTTCATTTATCTTAGTAATCAACTTAAAAGTAAAAATTTATAAATATCTAATAAGAGTATCAATTTTAGTTTTACTAATATAATTAAATATCTTGCATATTTTACAAAAAGAGGAAAGTAATAAAAATTACTTTCCTCAAAATTAAAACAAATAATATAATTTACTTTGCTCTGAAAATATTTATTTAGAAGCAATTATATATTTTAACACTAATTCATCATTTCCTATAAATGAAGTTTGATAATCTTCTCTATTCCAATCTACTCTTTCAATCGATTTTTTAACATTTGTTACAAGTTTTCTCATTACATATTTTACGTTTTTAGCACCTTCAGCATTATCACTACCTAATGTGAAATAAGACAACACACCGGTTGTTTCATACTTACCACTTACAGCAGTTCCATCGGCATAGTTTAATTCTCTTGGTTGAAAAACAGCTCCAGTACCAGTTGCTGAATTAGAATTAAGTACAAAATTTCCTCCTATTATAAAAGCTTTGTAACTATCTGCTATGGTTTTATTAGCAATATAGTTTTGTTGTACTTCAGCACCGTTCTGATTCCATGATTTTAATTCTACTTTATAAATAGCCCCAGGTTTTAATTTAACAGGATTTCCCGATATTGCATCTCCCTTAGAATTAAATTGAATTGTTGTTTTGTCTCCTTCAGTTGATCCTGCTATACCATGAAAATGATCTCCATGTGCATATAAACCTTCACCACTGACTTCTGTAAAAACCAATTCACTTTTCTGTATTCTATCAGTATCAATAAATTCATCATCATTGCTACAAGAAATAAGTGATATTGTAATAACACACAGTACAATTAATCTCAATAATAAATTTTCCTTCAGTTTATTTTTCATTTCTTTTAATATTTTATAGTTAATTTATGCTGACAAATATAAATATTTTTTTTATTAATGCAATTATGTCGCAATAAATTATTTAAAAAATTAATCTTTTTTGTATTATCCTTAATTAAGAAAGCCTGAATATTTTCATATTCAGGCTTTCTTAATTAAGACTATTAAAACTGTTTATTTTATATTAAATTCTACTTTATAAATTTTTGACCAAAGTTTTCCGGTAATCAGAAATGTATTTCCTTCAACATGAGCAATTCCATTTAACACAGCTTCACTATTGGTTTTATTTTGTTTTACTAATTCTGAAAAATCAGCTTTAGCAACCACTGAACCTGTTGCTGGATTTATAACTAAAATAATGGGTGCATCAAAAACATTTGCATATATATACCCATTGGCATACTCTAATTCATTAAGATAGGTGTAAATAGTATCATATCCTGCTGCGGTAACTGTCTTTTTTAAATTGAAATCCGAATCAAAAAATTTAAGATTTGAAGAACTATCAGAAATTACTATTTCTTTTCCCATTGTTGTAGCTCCCCAACCTTCTATAATACTACCCGGATAAGTAAATTGATTAGTTAGTTTAAAATCACTTTCATCAAAAACTAAACATGTTCTTTCCCTCCATGTTAACAGATACAACTTTTTATTAAGGACGGCGAAACCTTCTGCAAAAAATTTGGAATCTATATCAACCGACTGTGTATATGTAGTTGAACCCAACGGATATCTCACCAATTTAGATTTACCATATTGTCCTGAACTTTCTGTTATAACTCCATTTTGGTATGTGAAA contains these protein-coding regions:
- a CDS encoding YcxB family protein translates to MKIDYTIDENDFLIYQLFTASKSPKITKTRKMSKFRLPIFLIIIGVLFYFLTQIWYYLIFCSIFGLFWLLLFPKWEKNYYKKYFQIYIQENFSNIFGKTITLELTNDFLFSKEKGYENKIMTSELKEITEIPSLILIKLSNGQSLIIPKNQIPDIKLLKSHLQELASYINIDYIVNDKWKWR
- a CDS encoding TCR/Tet family MFS transporter; the encoded protein is MSHSKNQNAALGFIFITVLVDVMGFGIILPILPQLISNMVGGDITVAAEYGGALIFVFALMQFLSAPFWGNLSDRYGRRPILLISLFTLGINSIFMAYAPTMFWLFIGRIIGGFTGGGYGVASAYVADITPSEKRSRNFGLLNAAFGLGFIIGPVLGGVLVKYGIHIPFLVAAALSFINLLYGYFVLPESLSKDKRRAFDWNRANPIGTFIQLKKFPVISGLLLAYTFIYTAGHSMESVWMYYTIEKFGWSEEQIGYSIGFMGLMLALVQGVLVKFIQPRLGDRRSVYVGLIIECIVLVLFSMATQGWMLYFFSVFYALGGISSPALQGIVTNQVPEDSQGELQGGMSSLISITAVISPPIMTMLFAWFSDRSGGLYFPGMPFAFAAFLVLIGLILAIRTLKKG
- a CDS encoding Fur family transcriptional regulator, which produces MKQIRNTKAKVEILTLLQTSLKALSGTEIQNFLGDTCDRATVYRVLDRLINEGLVHKVIDIDRVIKYAKCKNCKKAHQHNHLHFSCEKCHTLTCLEGVQASFELPNGYQISDINFTVIGICPACNSE
- a CDS encoding glutaminyl-peptide cyclotransferase, with the translated sequence MKFFIKYKLFLLSLLFITWVTSCKNDSDISVSTNFEQLDTMGLHIGDKLPLEFTSSDATINSYTIKLNDKLYSDLKEITLDSTNAQIGTNYLVLTLNYNGKHQKLIDATFSVYSKEKEKELTYKIVGEYPHNPELFTQGFTYQNGVITESSGQYGKSKLVRYPLGSTTYTQSVDIDSKFFAEGFAVLNKKLYLLTWRERTCLVFDESDFKLTNQFTYPGSIIEGWGATTMGKEIVISDSSSNLKFFDSDFNLKKTVTAAGYDTIYTYLNELEYANGYIYANVFDAPIILVINPATGSVVAKADFSELVKQNKTNSEAVLNGIAHVEGNTFLITGKLWSKIYKVEFNIK